From Bombina bombina isolate aBomBom1 unplaced genomic scaffold, aBomBom1.pri scaffold_668, whole genome shotgun sequence, a single genomic window includes:
- the LOC128644689 gene encoding E3 ubiquitin/ISG15 ligase TRIM25-like: MASADLREELTCPICFSIYTDPVTLSCGHTYCLSCINRTWDHQDEGEYSCPECKQGFRRRPELKRNLRLRNIAETFQPTESVNDTGIFCTYCTHPAAKSCLLCEASFCDFHLRVHSKSEKHVLTEPTTSWGNRKCYKHKKLLEYYCTEDAACICVFCSLAGEHRGHQVELLNEASEKKKKRLRDVLQKLTTKREKTEKRVQSLQEHRRGVQEKAADVTERLNAQVKDIMKQLEKEKDELTRKMSHIEDLCNMTDPLTVLQEQESHRDDFCGAENGDNEVTQTGDKQVPAGGDLDEGLISLTLYRGIADIVYDVKRWIYLQVPSDILLDINTANNNVIVSGDLKTVSWPRINQQRPTRRERFIETRRLYRGSFDNMTDVKRGIYVQVTSDIILDINTANNNVIVSDDLKTVSWSRINQQRQITPERFTDHPQVLSIRSFSSGRHYWEMQTSKAGHWCVGVCYTSMGRGGDESVIGNNKKSWCLYGGDKDLVVLHDRIYTPLSKPLSYDRVRIYLDYEAGRLTFYELCDPIRHLHTFSTTFTEPLHAAFWIHYDAQGENPALNTLTINATPEWKH, encoded by the coding sequence ATGGCGTCTGCTGATCTGAGAGAGGAGCTAACCTGTCCCATCTGCTTCAGCATTTACACAGATCCTGTAACTCTCAGCTGTGGCCATACTTACTGCCTGAGCTGTATTAACAGAACATGGGACCACCAGGATGAGGGAGAGTATTCCTGTCCTGAATGTAAACAAGGGTTTAGGAGGAGACCTGAACTCAAAAGGAACCTGAGGCTGCGTAATATAGCAGAGACTTTCCAACCTACTGAGTCTGTAAATGATACTGGGATCTTCTGCACTTACTGTACTCACCCTGCTGCTAAATCCTGTCTGCTGTGTGAGGCGTCTTTTTGTGATTTTCACCTGAGGGTACACAGCAAGTCTGAGAAACACGTCTTAACTGAACCcaccacttcctggggtaacagaaaatgctacaAACACAAGAAGCTCCTggaatattactgcactgaggatgctgcctgtatctgtgtgttctgctccctggccggagagcacaggggacaccaggtggagctgctgaatgaggcttctgagaagaagaaaaagagactgagagatgttctgcagaaactgaccacaaagagagagaagactgagaaaagagtTCAGAGTCTGCaggagcacaggagaggggtgcaagagaaagcagctgatgtAACAGAGCGACTCAATGCCCAGGTTAAGGATATAATGAAACAGCTGGAAAAAGAGAAGGACGAGCTGACCAGGAAGATGAGTCACATTGAGGatctgtgcaacatgactgacccattaactgtcctacaagaacaggaatcacacagagatgacttTTGTGGTGCTGAGAATGGAGATAATGAGGTCACACAAACAGGTGATAAACAGGTCCCTGCTGGGGGGGATTTGGATGAGGGTCTGATCTCACTGACCTTATACAGAGGTATAGCTGATATTGTGTATGATGTAAAGAGATGGATCTATTTGCAGGTGCCATCAGATATTTTACTGGATATAAACACAGCTAATAATAATGTTATTGTATCAGGTGACCTGAAAACTGTATCCTGGCCACGAATAAACCAGCAGCGACCAACAAGAAGAGAGAGATTTATTGAAACCAGGAGGTTATATAGAGGTTCATTTGATAATATGACTGATGTAAagagaggtatctatgtgcaagtGACCTCAGACATAATACTGGATATAAACACAGCTAATAATAATGTTATTGTATCAGATGACCTGAAAACTGTGTCCTGGTCACGTATAAACCAGCAGAGACAAataacaccagagagatttacagaTCATCCTCAGGTATTAAGCATCAGGAGCTTTTCCTCAGGACGACATTACTGGGAAATGCAGACCAGTAAAGCAGGGCACTGGTGTGTAGGGGTTTGTTATACCAGTATGGGGAGGGGAGGAGATGAGTCTGTGATAGGAAATAATAAGAAGTCCTGGTGTTTGTATGGTGGTGATAAAGATCTTGTAGTGCTACATGACAGAATATACACACCATTATCTAAGCCTCTATCATATGACAGAGTAAGAATATACCTAGACTATGAGGCTGGGCGTCTGACCTTTTATGAGCTGTGTGACCCAATCAGACACTTACACACCTTCAGTACCACCTTCACTGAGCCTCTTCATGCTGCGTTTTGGATACATTATGATGCCcagggtgagaatcctgcgctaaaTACACTCACAATAAATGCAACCCCTGAATGGAAACATTGA